TGATCTATGACTTGGGCGGCGGCACCTTTGATGTATCTATTTTGCGCTTAACCCAAGGGGTGTTTGAGGTATTAGCCACCGGTGGTGACAGTGCTTTAGGCGGTGATGACTTTGATCACGCTATTGCCAACTGGCTAATTGAGCAAGCCGGAGTCTCAGATGACTTAACGCCCGCTGCCCAGCGCGAACTGTTGCAGCAGGCTTGTGCAGCTAAAGAAGCTTTAACCGAGCAATCGCAAGTAGCCGTAAGTTTTGCTGGCTGGCAGGGTGAATTTTCCCGTGAGCAGCTCAATCTATTACTTGAGCCATTGGTCGCGCGCAGTTTGCGTGCGTGCCGACGGGCAGTGCGCGATGCGCAGATTGAGTTGGATGAAATCAGTAATGTGGTGATGGTGGGGGGTTCCACCCGTGTGCCTTATGTCCGTCAGCAAGTCGGTGAGCAATTTGCTTGCGAGCCGTTAACCTCGATTGATCCAGACCAGGTAGTAGCTATTGGTGCCGCAAGGCAAGCTGATGCGCTAGTGGGAAATCAACAGGGTGATGAGTTGCTGTTGTTGGATGTGATTCCATTGTCCCTTGGTTTAGAAACCATGGGTGATCTGATGGAAAAAGTAATTCCACGCAATAGCACTATTCCGATTGCCCGAGCACAAGAATTTACGACCGCCAAAGATGGGCAAACAGCGATGATGATCCATGTGGTTCAAGGGGAGCGTGAGCTGGTAAGTGATTGTCGCTCCTTGGCACGTTTTGAGCTACGTGGTATTCCGCCGATGGTAGCGGGCGCAGCAAAAATTCGCGTAACCTTTCAGGTAGATGCCGATGGTTTGCTCAGCGTGAGTGCGCGCGAAGTGAACTCTGGAGTAGAAGCTAGCATTGAAGTTAAGCCTTCTTATGGTCTAGGTGATGATGAAGTGGCCCGTATGCTTCAAGAATCATTTGAGTTTGCTGAAGCCGATAAACAGCAACGCGCATTGCGTGAGTTTGTGGTTGATGCCGAGCGTTTAATTGATGCGGTACAGGTGGCGTTAGCCGCTGATGGTGAGGCGCTATTAGCGCCAACTGAACAAGCAGAGATTGAGCAGGCCATCAGC
The sequence above is a segment of the Thiopseudomonas alkaliphila genome. Coding sequences within it:
- the hscA gene encoding Fe-S protein assembly chaperone HscA; protein product: MALLQIAEPGQSPQPHQRKLAVGIDLGTTNSLVATVRSGVAEPIADLEGNKSLASAVRYHADRVEVGASVRQTAAQDPLNSILSVKRMMGRGLADIQQLGQQMPYEFTAGDSGMPYIQTVQGAKSPVEVSAQILTVLRQRAEQALGGELVGAVITVPAYFDDAQRQATKDAAKVAGITVLRLLNEPTAAAVAYGLDQQAEGIVVIYDLGGGTFDVSILRLTQGVFEVLATGGDSALGGDDFDHAIANWLIEQAGVSDDLTPAAQRELLQQACAAKEALTEQSQVAVSFAGWQGEFSREQLNLLLEPLVARSLRACRRAVRDAQIELDEISNVVMVGGSTRVPYVRQQVGEQFACEPLTSIDPDQVVAIGAARQADALVGNQQGDELLLLDVIPLSLGLETMGDLMEKVIPRNSTIPIARAQEFTTAKDGQTAMMIHVVQGERELVSDCRSLARFELRGIPPMVAGAAKIRVTFQVDADGLLSVSAREVNSGVEASIEVKPSYGLGDDEVARMLQESFEFAEADKQQRALREFVVDAERLIDAVQVALAADGEALLAPTEQAEIEQAISKLQQAVRQADAGAIQAATQYLSKATDEFAARRLDRTVKAALTGRQLTELESD